Proteins from a single region of Streptomyces vinaceus:
- a CDS encoding GMC oxidoreductase: MSDNTDEYGSENAYDYDVIVIGSGFGGSVSALRLTEKGYRVGVLEAGRRFTRESLPKNSWDLRNYLWAPALGLYGIQRIHLLGNVMVLAGAGVGGGSLNYANTLYVPPTAFFEDRQWASITDWREELAPYYDQAKRMLGVRLNPTMTPSDVHLKAAAEKMGVGDSFHMAPVGVFFGDGADADGGNGGNGGNEADGGGGDGARTVRPGEEVPDPYFGGVGPSRKACTECGECMTGCRHGAKNTLNENYLHLAERAGAVIHPMTTVTALAEHPGGGYRIRTVPTDARRRGVAKELRARYVVVAAGTYGTQTLLHTMKDGGLLPRISDRLGELTRTNSEGLVGAQTDDRRYRRRHGDGPGARRRADFTRGVAITSSVHPDADTHIEPVRYGKGSNAMGFMTVLQVPYGKHRVRAWFARTARHPVQLARSLSNRRWSERTIIGLVMQSLDNSLTTYRKPGGLGKGLLTARQGHGAPNPVQIKEATQAATLLAEEINGFPGSNIGELMGTPLTAHFLGGCPIGASAREGVVDPYHRLYGHPGISVVDGSAVSANLGVNPSLTITAQAERAMAYWPNKGERDPRPEQGAAYTRLAAVEPVRPAVPKEAFGALRLPLLLPVPEVPKKV; the protein is encoded by the coding sequence GTGTCGGACAACACCGACGAGTACGGCAGCGAGAACGCGTACGACTACGACGTCATCGTCATCGGGTCGGGCTTCGGGGGATCGGTCTCGGCGCTGCGGCTGACAGAGAAGGGCTACCGGGTCGGCGTCCTGGAGGCGGGACGCCGCTTCACCCGCGAGAGCCTGCCGAAGAACAGCTGGGACCTGCGCAACTACCTGTGGGCGCCGGCCCTCGGGCTGTACGGCATCCAGCGGATCCACCTGCTCGGCAACGTGATGGTGCTCGCGGGCGCCGGGGTGGGCGGCGGCTCGCTCAACTACGCCAACACCCTGTACGTGCCGCCCACCGCGTTCTTCGAGGACCGGCAGTGGGCGTCGATCACCGACTGGCGCGAGGAACTCGCCCCGTACTACGACCAGGCCAAGCGGATGCTCGGCGTACGGCTGAACCCCACGATGACCCCCTCCGACGTCCACCTGAAGGCCGCCGCCGAGAAGATGGGCGTCGGAGACTCCTTCCACATGGCCCCGGTCGGCGTCTTCTTCGGCGACGGCGCGGACGCGGACGGCGGAAACGGCGGAAACGGCGGGAACGAGGCGGACGGCGGCGGTGGCGACGGCGCCCGTACGGTCCGCCCCGGCGAGGAGGTCCCCGACCCCTACTTCGGCGGCGTCGGCCCCTCCCGCAAGGCCTGCACCGAATGCGGCGAGTGCATGACCGGCTGCCGCCACGGCGCGAAGAACACCCTGAACGAGAACTACCTCCACCTCGCCGAGCGCGCCGGAGCCGTCATCCACCCGATGACCACCGTCACCGCCCTCGCCGAGCACCCCGGCGGCGGGTACCGCATCCGCACCGTCCCCACCGACGCGCGCCGCCGCGGCGTGGCCAAAGAGCTGCGCGCCCGGTACGTGGTCGTCGCGGCGGGCACGTACGGGACCCAGACCCTGCTGCACACGATGAAGGACGGCGGCCTGCTCCCGCGGATCTCGGACCGGCTCGGCGAGCTGACCCGGACCAACTCCGAGGGGCTGGTCGGCGCGCAGACCGACGACCGCCGCTACCGCAGGCGCCACGGTGACGGCCCCGGCGCGCGGCGGCGCGCGGACTTCACCCGCGGCGTCGCGATCACCTCGTCCGTGCACCCCGACGCCGACACCCACATCGAGCCCGTCCGCTACGGCAAGGGCTCCAACGCCATGGGGTTCATGACCGTCCTCCAGGTGCCGTACGGCAAGCACCGCGTCCGGGCCTGGTTCGCCCGCACCGCCCGGCACCCGGTGCAGCTGGCGCGCTCGCTGTCCAACCGGCGCTGGTCGGAGCGGACGATCATCGGGCTCGTCATGCAGTCGCTGGACAACTCGCTGACGACGTACCGCAAGCCCGGCGGTCTCGGGAAGGGGCTGCTCACCGCCCGCCAGGGGCACGGCGCCCCGAACCCGGTGCAGATCAAGGAGGCCACCCAGGCGGCGACCCTGCTGGCCGAGGAGATCAACGGCTTCCCCGGCAGCAACATCGGCGAGCTGATGGGCACCCCGCTGACCGCGCACTTCCTCGGCGGCTGCCCGATCGGCGCCTCGGCGCGGGAGGGCGTGGTGGACCCGTACCACCGGCTGTACGGGCACCCGGGCATCTCGGTGGTGGACGGCTCGGCGGTCTCCGCGAACCTCGGGGTCAACCCGTCACTGACGATCACGGCGCAGGCGGAGCGGGCGATGGCGTACTGGCCGAACAAGGGCGAGCGGGACCCGAGGCCGGAGCAGGGGGCGGCCTACACCCGTCTGGCGGCGGTGGAACCGGTCCGTCCGGCGGTCCCGAAGGAGGCCTTCGGCGCGTTGCGGCTGCCGTTGCTGCTGCCGGTGCCGGAGGTTCCGAAGAAGGTCTGA
- a CDS encoding protein kinase, with protein sequence MEDYAGRILAGRYRLPLPPSDAYELVETRAFDTRSGQEVLVRQVPLPEVVDAELLDGETPDDGGTRPAVAAGRRAAGDLPAVRRAIAAAQAAASVPDHPRLDQVFDVFAEGGSLWIVSELVPARPLAALIAEEPLSPYRAAEVAADVLTALRVLHAHGWTHRNITVRTVLICDDGRVVLTGLAAGAAEDALCGYDPIPRESAPHAQTWDAPEPPAAPLGWGTAPGLGGARAGSAQLAVEPAPGAAGAGPGTGEVPGVEVPPGAGQGSGGYAPLVAPGYDTGPRYSDHITPRPTGERPDLKAAARAGAIAAYRAGAQAAAARVTEQRKGGSEPAPEPRPQGSKLPQGYSYPYGGPDSAANAPWHGATPRRQAALPPGEPAESAEPVQEPQPVREPVREPEPRPGPAPGRAALPAPLALPEGYRQAEAPDPTAYLRPGQPGQAVPRPGQGPQPGPEGPDAYGLPGPPRPYDAEGPSMASYLPSGEPARPEPDGSDAPDTGAYPTGRADTGGGGAPDTAPHPGPARPEPPVQGADGGWGGLRGLGAERARLTRMTVVGAVTERWAPEQAGSVTGPWQLAAPIGPATDLWGLGALLYRAVQGHAPYPEDSVTELVDMVCAESPAFAEECGPLRPIVESLLRQDPTERPDFEELRGWLRSLVRSAPEPDGGLAALPMPEPDPARLPVVRRRGDLHGRHRNPAASRKPRSLGRSLLLGVLVLLAGAVAYALLFLPRESGQEPAAVAKTPTQDASTPAPAPPKESSKESPKPSAGQTPAAPAPAPPGYTTQQDPEHFEVAVPNGWERRGMNEAGQVRYTDGEYVLTVVPGRDKVEGNPDPATYQKDKEPELAPYRSSTWASGGDVKTTKVGNQLRVTGRYTWIDGNGRSVVARNFVVALGGSYHVVMVTGPQDGEGKVTEVFEKATGSYKSGG encoded by the coding sequence GTGGAGGACTACGCGGGCCGGATCCTGGCCGGCCGCTACCGTCTGCCGCTGCCGCCGTCGGACGCGTACGAGCTGGTCGAGACCCGCGCCTTCGACACCCGCAGCGGGCAGGAAGTCCTGGTACGGCAGGTGCCGTTGCCGGAGGTCGTGGACGCCGAGCTGCTGGACGGGGAGACGCCGGACGACGGCGGGACACGGCCCGCGGTGGCGGCCGGACGCCGGGCGGCGGGAGACCTGCCGGCGGTGCGCCGGGCGATCGCGGCGGCGCAGGCGGCCGCGTCCGTACCGGACCATCCGCGGCTGGACCAGGTCTTCGACGTGTTCGCCGAGGGCGGCTCGCTCTGGATAGTCAGCGAGTTGGTGCCGGCGCGTCCGCTGGCCGCCCTGATCGCCGAAGAACCCCTGAGCCCGTACCGGGCGGCCGAGGTCGCGGCGGACGTACTGACCGCCTTACGGGTGCTCCACGCGCACGGCTGGACGCACCGGAACATCACGGTCCGGACCGTGTTGATATGCGATGACGGCCGGGTCGTCCTGACTGGCCTGGCGGCCGGCGCCGCGGAGGACGCCCTGTGCGGCTACGACCCGATCCCCCGCGAGTCGGCTCCCCATGCGCAGACGTGGGACGCCCCGGAACCGCCTGCCGCGCCCCTGGGGTGGGGCACGGCACCGGGCCTCGGCGGCGCGCGGGCCGGGAGCGCGCAGCTCGCGGTGGAGCCGGCCCCGGGTGCGGCCGGCGCCGGTCCCGGCACCGGTGAGGTCCCGGGTGTGGAGGTGCCGCCCGGGGCGGGGCAGGGCTCCGGCGGGTACGCGCCGCTCGTGGCGCCCGGGTACGACACCGGCCCGCGGTACTCCGACCACATCACCCCCCGGCCCACGGGGGAGCGGCCCGACCTCAAGGCCGCCGCCCGGGCCGGGGCCATCGCCGCGTACCGGGCGGGGGCGCAGGCGGCCGCCGCGCGCGTCACCGAGCAGCGCAAGGGCGGCTCCGAGCCCGCGCCGGAGCCGAGGCCGCAGGGGTCGAAGCTCCCGCAGGGGTACTCGTACCCGTACGGGGGCCCGGACAGCGCCGCGAACGCCCCGTGGCACGGCGCCACGCCGCGTCGGCAGGCCGCGCTTCCGCCGGGGGAGCCGGCCGAGTCGGCGGAGCCGGTGCAGGAGCCGCAGCCCGTACGGGAGCCGGTGCGGGAGCCGGAGCCGCGGCCCGGACCGGCGCCGGGCCGGGCCGCGCTCCCCGCCCCACTCGCCCTGCCCGAGGGCTACCGCCAGGCCGAGGCCCCGGACCCCACCGCCTACCTCCGCCCGGGCCAGCCCGGCCAGGCAGTGCCTCGGCCCGGCCAGGGGCCGCAGCCCGGGCCCGAGGGCCCGGACGCGTACGGGCTGCCCGGCCCGCCCCGGCCGTACGACGCCGAGGGCCCGAGCATGGCCTCGTACCTGCCGTCCGGCGAGCCCGCCCGGCCCGAGCCGGACGGCTCCGATGCCCCGGACACGGGCGCGTACCCGACCGGCCGGGCGGACACCGGGGGCGGCGGGGCCCCGGACACGGCCCCCCACCCGGGACCCGCCCGGCCCGAGCCGCCGGTGCAGGGCGCCGACGGGGGTTGGGGCGGACTCCGGGGGCTGGGCGCCGAGCGGGCCCGGCTGACCCGGATGACCGTCGTCGGAGCCGTCACCGAGCGGTGGGCCCCCGAGCAGGCCGGGTCCGTCACCGGGCCCTGGCAGCTGGCCGCGCCCATCGGCCCCGCCACCGACCTCTGGGGGCTCGGCGCGCTGCTGTACCGCGCCGTCCAAGGGCACGCCCCGTACCCCGAGGACAGCGTCACCGAGCTCGTCGACATGGTCTGCGCCGAGTCCCCGGCCTTCGCCGAGGAGTGCGGCCCGCTGCGCCCGATCGTGGAGTCGCTGCTGCGCCAGGACCCCACCGAGCGCCCCGACTTCGAGGAGCTCCGCGGCTGGCTGCGCTCGCTCGTACGCTCCGCACCCGAGCCGGACGGCGGCCTCGCCGCGCTCCCGATGCCGGAGCCGGACCCCGCACGGCTGCCCGTCGTACGCCGGCGGGGTGATCTGCACGGCCGCCACCGCAACCCCGCCGCCTCCCGCAAGCCCCGCTCCCTCGGCCGGAGCCTGCTCCTCGGCGTCCTGGTCCTGCTCGCCGGGGCCGTCGCCTATGCCCTGCTCTTCCTGCCCAGGGAGTCCGGGCAGGAGCCCGCGGCCGTCGCCAAGACCCCCACGCAGGACGCGTCCACCCCCGCCCCGGCGCCGCCGAAGGAGTCGTCGAAGGAGTCGCCGAAGCCCTCGGCCGGCCAGACCCCCGCCGCCCCCGCCCCCGCCCCGCCCGGCTACACCACCCAGCAGGACCCCGAGCACTTCGAGGTCGCCGTCCCCAACGGCTGGGAGCGGCGCGGGATGAACGAGGCCGGACAGGTGCGCTACACCGACGGGGAGTACGTCCTGACCGTCGTCCCCGGCCGGGACAAGGTCGAGGGGAACCCCGACCCGGCGACGTACCAGAAGGACAAGGAACCGGAGCTGGCCCCGTACCGGTCCTCCACGTGGGCCAGCGGCGGCGACGTCAAGACCACCAAGGTCGGCAACCAGCTCCGCGTCACCGGCCGGTACACCTGGATCGACGGCAACGGGCGCAGCGTCGTCGCCCGCAATTTCGTCGTCGCGCTCGGAGGCAGCTACCACGTCGTCATGGTCACCGGTCCGCAGGACGGTGAGGGCAAGGTCACCGAGGTCTTCGAAAAGGCCACGGGGAGTTATAAATCGGGCGGTTGA
- a CDS encoding serine/threonine-protein kinase: protein MEQQTGAGAVLAGRYRLVEPIGSGGMGKVWRAHDELLHRTVAVKELTAGLYVAQADREVLHARTQKEARAAARIQHPAVVVVHDVLEHDDRPWIVMEYIDGPSLADAAKAAGRIEPAEAARIGLHVLGALRAAHAVGVLHRDVKPGNVLLAKDGRVLLTDFGIAAIEGDSSITRTGEIVGSIDYLAPERVTGGTPGTSSDLWSLGATLYTAVEARSPFRRTSPISSLQAVVNDEPPALRQAGALGPVITALLRKDPGERPSAQETERMLIEAMEGRHPKAAQAYVPTRAVTSEELADAAEETAPEAAPAPVPAPDQVRTAALPEQPRPAAEPAGGWIKRAAVVALVAALVGGGAVFGVLKFTAEDAGDGATDKNASAPDRQDGVDEDAPPAGYTEVVDPLAGFTLFVPEGWTRKANGDQIDYTPDDGKHFIRIASDPTPDYQDPYAHLLDLEKQVQKRTDYKKVRLNQNTFRDSTRAALWDFTWTEKQTHPGPRRAKEQMYVAPDGTEYAVYISSPVSDWATTEQQFDVVLSGWKPPAKP from the coding sequence GTGGAACAGCAGACAGGTGCGGGTGCGGTGCTCGCAGGCCGGTACCGGCTCGTGGAGCCCATCGGCAGCGGCGGCATGGGCAAGGTGTGGCGCGCCCATGACGAGCTGCTGCACAGGACCGTCGCCGTCAAGGAACTGACGGCGGGTCTGTACGTGGCCCAGGCCGACCGGGAGGTGCTGCACGCCCGGACCCAGAAGGAGGCCCGGGCCGCGGCCCGGATCCAGCATCCGGCGGTCGTGGTGGTCCACGACGTACTGGAGCACGACGACCGGCCCTGGATCGTCATGGAGTACATCGACGGGCCCTCCCTCGCGGACGCGGCCAAGGCGGCCGGCCGGATCGAGCCCGCCGAGGCGGCCCGCATCGGTCTGCACGTCCTGGGCGCCCTGCGCGCGGCGCACGCGGTCGGCGTCCTGCACCGGGACGTCAAGCCCGGCAACGTGCTGCTCGCCAAGGACGGCCGGGTCCTGCTCACGGACTTCGGGATCGCCGCGATCGAGGGCGACTCCTCCATCACGCGGACCGGCGAGATCGTCGGCTCCATCGACTACCTGGCCCCGGAACGGGTCACCGGCGGCACCCCCGGCACCTCCTCCGACCTGTGGTCGCTGGGCGCGACCCTGTACACGGCGGTCGAGGCGCGCTCGCCCTTCCGCCGCACCTCGCCCATCTCCAGCCTCCAGGCCGTCGTCAACGACGAGCCGCCGGCGCTGCGCCAGGCCGGCGCCCTGGGCCCGGTCATCACGGCCCTGCTGCGCAAGGACCCCGGCGAGCGGCCCTCGGCGCAGGAGACCGAGCGGATGCTGATCGAGGCCATGGAGGGCCGCCATCCCAAGGCGGCGCAGGCGTACGTACCCACGCGCGCGGTGACGTCGGAGGAACTCGCCGACGCCGCCGAGGAAACGGCGCCGGAGGCGGCGCCCGCGCCGGTCCCGGCCCCCGACCAGGTCCGTACCGCGGCCCTGCCCGAGCAGCCCCGTCCCGCGGCCGAGCCGGCGGGCGGCTGGATCAAGCGGGCGGCCGTCGTGGCCCTCGTGGCGGCGCTGGTCGGCGGCGGCGCCGTCTTCGGCGTCCTGAAGTTCACCGCGGAGGACGCGGGCGACGGCGCCACCGACAAGAACGCGAGCGCCCCCGACCGGCAGGACGGTGTCGACGAGGACGCCCCGCCCGCTGGCTACACCGAGGTCGTCGACCCGCTGGCCGGCTTCACGCTGTTCGTCCCCGAAGGCTGGACGCGCAAGGCGAACGGCGACCAGATCGACTACACCCCGGACGACGGGAAGCACTTCATCCGGATCGCCTCCGACCCCACCCCGGACTACCAGGACCCGTACGCGCACCTGCTCGACCTGGAGAAGCAGGTCCAGAAGCGGACGGACTACAAGAAGGTGCGGCTCAACCAGAACACCTTCCGGGACAGCACCCGGGCCGCGCTCTGGGACTTCACCTGGACGGAGAAGCAGACCCACCCGGGTCCGCGCCGGGCCAAGGAGCAGATGTACGTCGCCCCGGACGGCACGGAGTACGCGGTGTACATCTCCAGCCCGGTCTCCGACTGGGCCACGACCGAGCAGCAGTTCGACGTCGTGCTCAGCGGCTGGAAGCCGCCCGCGAAGCCCTGA
- a CDS encoding succinic semialdehyde dehydrogenase — protein sequence MTDSQAPAPLRSAPQPTNPVAPAPAGARTAADVVTPDLVARLTRAVIGSGRTANHTPFTGAKLADLPEATPEDVAEAFERARAAQGAWAAVPVRERAAVLLRFHDLVLARQAEVLDLIQLETGKARLHAHEEVQAVAVAARHYGRKAPSYLRPKGHTGAIPTLTKVTELRQPRGVVGQIAPWNYPLELSVGDALPAFVAGNALVMKPDTETALTALWARDLLIEAGLPAEVFQVVLGEGPVVGPEVVRHADYVSFTGSTRTGREVAQGAAARLVGVTLELGGKNAMLVLADADVEKAAAGAVRACFSSAGQLCISIERLYVHASVADAFVERFAARTKAMRLGASLAYGADMGSLVGERQLETVRRHVDEAVAKGATLVAGGTARPDIGPLFYEPTILDGVEAPMAVCGEETFGPVVSIYRFTDEDEAIAQANSTAYGLNSSVWTKDARRGHAVAARLRTGTVNINEGYAPAYGSAQAPMGGMKDSGLGRRHGSEGILKYTEAQTVAHQRLLPMAPSLGMDDEKYAAFMTRSLKVMKTLRFR from the coding sequence ATGACGGACTCGCAGGCCCCGGCCCCCCTCCGCAGCGCACCGCAGCCCACCAATCCGGTCGCCCCCGCCCCGGCCGGTGCCCGTACCGCCGCCGACGTGGTGACCCCCGACCTGGTCGCCCGGCTCACCCGCGCAGTGATCGGCTCCGGCCGGACCGCCAACCACACCCCGTTCACCGGGGCCAAGCTGGCGGACCTGCCCGAGGCCACCCCCGAGGACGTAGCCGAGGCCTTCGAGCGGGCCCGCGCCGCCCAGGGCGCCTGGGCCGCCGTGCCCGTCCGCGAGCGGGCCGCCGTACTGCTCCGCTTCCACGACCTGGTGCTGGCCCGCCAGGCCGAGGTGCTCGACCTCATCCAGCTGGAGACCGGCAAGGCCCGCCTGCACGCCCACGAGGAGGTCCAGGCGGTCGCCGTCGCCGCCCGCCACTACGGCAGGAAGGCCCCCTCGTACCTGCGCCCCAAGGGCCACACGGGCGCCATCCCCACCCTCACCAAGGTCACCGAGCTGCGCCAGCCGCGCGGGGTCGTCGGCCAGATCGCCCCCTGGAACTACCCCCTCGAACTCTCCGTCGGCGACGCGCTGCCCGCCTTCGTGGCGGGCAACGCCCTCGTCATGAAGCCCGACACCGAGACCGCGCTGACCGCCCTGTGGGCCCGTGACCTGCTGATCGAGGCCGGACTGCCCGCCGAGGTCTTCCAGGTCGTCCTCGGCGAGGGACCGGTCGTCGGCCCCGAAGTGGTCCGGCACGCGGACTACGTCTCCTTCACCGGATCCACCCGTACCGGCCGCGAGGTCGCCCAGGGCGCGGCCGCCCGGCTGGTCGGCGTCACGCTCGAACTCGGCGGCAAGAACGCCATGCTCGTCCTCGCCGACGCCGACGTCGAGAAGGCCGCCGCGGGCGCCGTCCGCGCCTGCTTCTCCTCCGCCGGCCAGCTGTGCATCTCCATCGAGCGGCTGTACGTCCACGCCTCGGTCGCCGACGCGTTCGTCGAGCGCTTCGCCGCCCGGACGAAGGCCATGCGGCTCGGCGCCTCCCTCGCGTACGGCGCCGACATGGGCTCGCTGGTGGGCGAGCGCCAGCTGGAGACCGTGCGGCGGCACGTGGACGAGGCCGTGGCCAAGGGCGCCACCCTGGTCGCAGGCGGCACCGCCCGCCCCGACATCGGCCCGCTCTTCTACGAGCCCACCATCCTCGACGGGGTCGAGGCGCCGATGGCGGTCTGCGGCGAGGAGACGTTCGGCCCGGTCGTCTCGATCTACCGGTTCACCGACGAGGACGAGGCGATCGCGCAGGCCAACTCCACCGCGTACGGGCTCAACTCCAGCGTCTGGACCAAGGACGCCCGTCGCGGCCACGCCGTCGCCGCCCGCCTGCGCACCGGCACGGTCAACATCAACGAGGGGTACGCGCCCGCCTACGGCAGCGCCCAGGCCCCGATGGGCGGCATGAAGGACTCCGGCCTCGGCCGCCGGCACGGCTCCGAGGGCATCCTCAAGTACACCGAGGCCCAGACCGTCGCCCACCAGCGGCTGCTGCCGATGGCGCCCTCGCTGGGCATGGACGACGAGAAGTACGCGGCGTTCATGACCCGCAGCCTCAAGGTCATGAAGACGCTCCGATTCCGTTAG
- a CDS encoding serine/threonine-protein kinase yields MSKPEHTESPAAKQEATRAESPAAKRDLSAAGAEPEAANTDAPPAAEPAVPSGVKRGTGKPAASPAPESGAAKPAPGADAAAIEDAEPATDAGEGGGAAPGAVGDGAPADAKPAASVAAKADPSKSAAPVAAKPDLGKPAAPAEEKKAGPSNPVVEKADAVAAAVKAAAAKAAEGGHDEGRLLARRYRLREVLGKGGMGTVWRAEDETLGRTVAVKELRFSTGVDEDEKRRLITRTLREAKAIARIRSGGAVTVFDVVDEDGRPWIVMELIEGPSLAEFIRENGPLTPHRAAEVGLAVLDVLRAAHGQGILHRDVKPSNVLIARTGRVVLTDFGIAQVEGDPSVTSTGMLVGAPSYISPERARGQKPGPPADMWSLGGLLYAAVEGVPPYDKGSALATLTAVMTEPVEPPKNAGPLTEVIYGLLAKDPARRLDDERARAMLTAVVNAPEPVAAPVLAPAVEETRQISLADAKEAAAKAAAEKAAEKAEKKERERLEREQRDRARAALKATRKAAAAAAATAAASAASAAESPAPAPKAGRPSPVAAPLTDVMSRRTIALAIAGVVVVLAVIGSLIAYAFSGDDAAAKKKEEGKGGPGTTASGSPNPGSSPKTGEANATSGKGGTAAGNGGASGEPSQGQSPGGQQSQGQVQGQGSATGGPGAGLPDGYTKVTDPGFHFSMAMPSGFKVTGIAGENSGAIYSRDGGFPRIQVDHTSSPGSDARAAWAEAVAATASSSTNYRTVRIDATEYNGYPTVADWEFEREQKGIKVRVLNRGFKVDAKNGYAIMISCPADQWDGPECTTMRNTAFQTFQPLG; encoded by the coding sequence ATGTCGAAGCCGGAGCACACCGAGTCGCCTGCGGCGAAGCAGGAAGCTACGCGTGCCGAGTCGCCTGCGGCGAAGCGGGACCTGAGCGCGGCCGGGGCGGAGCCGGAGGCAGCGAACACCGACGCGCCGCCCGCGGCGGAGCCTGCCGTTCCGTCGGGGGTGAAGCGCGGCACGGGGAAGCCTGCCGCCTCGCCCGCGCCGGAGTCCGGCGCCGCGAAGCCCGCGCCGGGCGCGGACGCGGCGGCGATCGAGGACGCCGAGCCCGCGACGGATGCCGGCGAAGGCGGTGGTGCGGCCCCGGGCGCCGTCGGTGACGGTGCGCCGGCGGACGCGAAGCCTGCCGCGTCGGTCGCGGCGAAGGCCGATCCGAGCAAGTCCGCCGCGCCGGTCGCGGCGAAGCCGGACCTCGGCAAGCCTGCCGCGCCGGCGGAGGAGAAGAAGGCCGGTCCCTCGAACCCCGTCGTCGAGAAGGCCGATGCCGTTGCCGCCGCCGTGAAGGCGGCCGCGGCCAAGGCCGCCGAGGGCGGGCACGACGAGGGCCGGCTCCTCGCGCGCCGCTACCGGCTGCGCGAAGTCCTCGGCAAGGGCGGCATGGGCACCGTCTGGCGCGCCGAGGACGAGACCCTCGGCCGTACGGTTGCCGTCAAGGAGCTCCGCTTCAGCACCGGCGTCGACGAGGACGAGAAGCGCCGCCTCATCACCCGTACGCTGCGCGAGGCCAAGGCCATTGCCCGGATCCGCAGCGGCGGCGCCGTCACCGTCTTCGACGTCGTCGACGAGGACGGACGCCCCTGGATCGTCATGGAGCTGATCGAGGGTCCCTCGCTCGCCGAGTTCATCCGTGAGAACGGCCCGCTGACGCCCCACCGCGCCGCCGAGGTCGGCCTCGCCGTCCTCGACGTACTGCGCGCCGCGCACGGCCAGGGCATCCTGCACCGGGACGTGAAGCCCTCCAACGTCCTCATCGCCCGCACCGGCCGCGTCGTCCTGACCGACTTCGGCATCGCCCAGGTCGAGGGCGACCCCTCCGTCACCTCCACCGGCATGCTCGTCGGCGCCCCCTCGTACATCTCGCCCGAGCGCGCCCGCGGCCAGAAGCCCGGCCCGCCGGCCGACATGTGGTCCCTCGGCGGCCTGCTGTACGCGGCCGTCGAAGGCGTGCCCCCGTACGACAAGGGCTCCGCGCTCGCCACCCTCACCGCCGTCATGACCGAGCCGGTGGAACCGCCCAAGAACGCGGGCCCGCTGACCGAGGTCATCTACGGCCTGCTGGCCAAGGACCCGGCCCGCCGCCTCGACGACGAGCGCGCGCGGGCGATGCTCACCGCCGTCGTCAACGCGCCGGAGCCGGTGGCCGCCCCCGTCCTCGCCCCGGCGGTCGAGGAGACCCGGCAGATCTCGCTCGCCGACGCCAAGGAGGCCGCGGCCAAGGCCGCCGCCGAGAAGGCCGCCGAGAAGGCGGAGAAGAAGGAGCGCGAGCGGCTGGAGCGCGAGCAGCGCGACCGGGCCCGCGCGGCGCTGAAGGCGACCCGCAAGGCCGCGGCCGCCGCCGCGGCGACCGCGGCGGCGTCGGCGGCCTCGGCGGCCGAGTCCCCGGCCCCCGCTCCGAAGGCGGGCAGGCCCTCGCCGGTCGCGGCGCCGCTCACCGACGTCATGTCCCGCCGCACCATCGCCCTCGCGATAGCCGGCGTGGTCGTCGTGCTCGCCGTGATCGGTTCGCTCATCGCCTACGCGTTCAGCGGTGACGACGCGGCGGCCAAGAAGAAGGAAGAGGGCAAGGGCGGCCCGGGTACGACGGCCTCCGGCAGCCCGAACCCCGGCTCCTCGCCGAAGACCGGGGAGGCCAACGCCACCTCGGGCAAGGGCGGCACCGCCGCCGGCAACGGCGGTGCCAGTGGCGAGCCGAGCCAGGGGCAGTCCCCCGGCGGTCAGCAGAGTCAGGGACAGGTGCAGGGGCAGGGCTCCGCCACGGGCGGTCCCGGAGCCGGACTCCCCGACGGCTACACGAAGGTGACGGACCCGGGGTTCCACTTCTCGATGGCCATGCCGTCGGGCTTCAAGGTGACCGGCATAGCCGGGGAGAACTCCGGCGCGATATACAGCCGCGACGGCGGTTTCCCGCGCATCCAGGTCGACCACACCTCCAGCCCCGGCAGCGACGCCCGCGCCGCGTGGGCCGAGGCGGTCGCCGCGACGGCGAGCTCCAGCACGAACTACCGCACGGTCCGGATCGACGCCACGGAGTACAACGGCTACCCGACCGTCGCCGACTGGGAGTTCGAGCGGGAACAGAAGGGCATCAAGGTCCGCGTCCTCAACCGCGGCTTCAAGGTGGACGCGAAGAACGGCTACGCCATCATGATCAGCTGCCCGGCCGACCAGTGGGACGGCCCGGAGTGCACGACGATGCGCAACACGGCCTTCCAGACCTTCCAGCCCCTGGGCTGA